GACACGATGGGCGGCGCACTCGAAATGAAGTAGACCTCAGCCGCGCCCGCCTCGCGCAACAGGCGCACGATGCGGCGCGATGTGGTGCCGCGCACGATGCTGTCGTCTACCACGGCCACTTTCTTACCCTCCACAAACGCCTTGATGGGGTTGAGCTTCTTCTTCACCACGTCCTCGCGCCCAGCTTGGGTAGGCACGATGAACGAGCGGCCCATGTGGTTGTTTTTCACCATCGCCCGGCGATAGGGCACGCCAATGGCTTCGGCCAGCCCCGAGGCGGCGAAGTAGCCACTACTCGGCACGTCAATGACCATATCGGGCTTTAAGCCGGCATCTACTACCTTGCGGGCCAGTATCTTACCGAGACGCACGCGTTCGCGCGCCACCAGGCGGCCGTGGATGGTCGAGTCTTCGCGGGCAAAGTAAATCTGCTCAAACACGCAAAACGCCTTGGGCAGCGCGTGCTGGTTTTTGTAGTGAACCTGGAAATTCTGGTCGATAAATACCGCCTGGCCGGGGCCGACGTTCTGCACAAACTCAAAATCCAGATAATCAAAGCAGGTGCTTTCCGAAGCAAAGGCGTACACCGGGCCGTCGGGCGTGTCGCGCCTACCCATCACCAGTGGCCGGATGCCCAGCGGGTCGGTAAACGCCAGCATGCCGTGCCCGGCAATGATGGTAACGGTAGCGTAAGCGCCCTTCACCAGCTCCTGGGTCGTCTCCACAGCGTCGAAAATATCGACTACCGAGAGGCTGTCCAGGTTCTTCACGCGCAGCTCCGAGGCGAAGGTGTACATGATGAGCTCCAGGTCGTTAGTCGTCTTGGGCAGCACGTGATACTTCTCGTGCAGCAGCCTGGCCACGTCGCGGAAGTTGATAACATTGCCGTTGTGCACCATCGCCAGCCCGAAGGGGTAGCTCGTAGTGAAGGGCTGCGCCAGGTCCGAATCGTTGGCACCCTGCGTGGTGTAGCGCACGTGCCCGATACCGGTGTTACCGGTCAACTTCTTGGTATGCTTGGGTTTAAATACGTCATTGACCAAGCCTTGTCCCTTGTGCAGGTGAAAAGCGTCGCCGTCAAATGTGGCAATGCCGGCGGCATCCTGCCCCCGATGTTGCAGGGCGGTAAGGCCGATAATCATATCGCCTACCACGCGCTCAGGGCCGTGAAAACCTACGATGCCGCACATAATTTAATTGGGAGTTAAGAATTATGAATTATGAATTGGGAAGGGAGTAGGGGAAAATAGGACTGTCATTGCGAGCCTGCGAAGCAATCCTTCCTTGTCTACTGCTAACATCAGCGAGGCATGAAGGAAAGATTGCTTCGCAGGCTCGCAATGACAGATGACAGATGGCAACTCATCACCGTTGGGTAGTTTTATTTAGTAAATAAGCTAACGTTTCGGCATATAAAACGTGCTCCACGGCCAGGCCGCGGCGCTGCACTTCGGCCAGGGTATCAG
The genomic region above belongs to Hymenobacter psoromatis and contains:
- the purF gene encoding amidophosphoribosyltransferase — protein: MCGIVGFHGPERVVGDMIIGLTALQHRGQDAAGIATFDGDAFHLHKGQGLVNDVFKPKHTKKLTGNTGIGHVRYTTQGANDSDLAQPFTTSYPFGLAMVHNGNVINFRDVARLLHEKYHVLPKTTNDLELIMYTFASELRVKNLDSLSVVDIFDAVETTQELVKGAYATVTIIAGHGMLAFTDPLGIRPLVMGRRDTPDGPVYAFASESTCFDYLDFEFVQNVGPGQAVFIDQNFQVHYKNQHALPKAFCVFEQIYFAREDSTIHGRLVARERVRLGKILARKVVDAGLKPDMVIDVPSSGYFAASGLAEAIGVPYRRAMVKNNHMGRSFIVPTQAGREDVVKKKLNPIKAFVEGKKVAVVDDSIVRGTTSRRIVRLLREAGAAEVYFISSAPPIVSPCIYGIDMAMSTELIAANYTEEEICRYIEADKVIYQDLSDLEDLFAEERGHGGSCFACFTGKYPTGDVTRYLRHVQEERQSHRIVDKVPSVSAKAPLPTEH